One window of the Hemitrygon akajei chromosome 5, sHemAka1.3, whole genome shotgun sequence genome contains the following:
- the ormdl1 gene encoding ORM1-like protein 1 yields the protein MNVGVAHSEVNPNTRVMNSRGIWLTYALGVGMLHIVLLSIPFFTVPVVWTLTNVIHNLGMYVFLHAVKGTPFETPDQGKARLLTHWEQLDYGVQFTSSRKFLTISPIILYFLASFYTKYDPTHCFVNTVSLLTVLIPKLPQLHGVRIFGINKY from the exons ATGAATGTTGGTGTGGCACACAGTGAAGTGAATCCAAACACAAGGGTAATGAACAGCCGTGGAATATGGTTGACCTATGCACTTGGAGTTGGAATGCTTCATATCGTGCTCTTGAGCATTCCCTTCTTCACCGTTCCTGTTGTGTGGACGTTAACCAATGTAATCCACAACCTG GGAATGTATGTCTTCTTGCATGCAGTCAAGGGGACACCCTTTGAAACACCAGACCAAGGGAAAGCTAGACTTCTGACACACTGGGAACAATTGGATTATGGAGTACAGTTCACATCTTCCAGAAAATTCCTCACTATATCACCAATCATTCT GTACTTTCTGGCCAGCTTTTATACAAAGTATGACCCGACACATTGTTTTGTCAATACAGTATCTCTTTTAACAGTGTTGATTCCCAAGCTGCCTCAACTACATGGAGTTCGGATCTTtggaataaataaatactga